The genomic DNA AACTTTTAAAAAAGGATAAAACTCATTTGCAAATTTTTCTAAAATAGATTCGCTAACTTTATTTAATTCATTATAAAAACCATGTGTTTCTCTTAAAAAATCATATACAAAATAAATAGCAGGTTTTGCTTCGTTAATCATTTTTAATATTCTAGATTCACCAAATTTATTAAATATTTCATCAGGATCTAAACCGCTATTATTTTCAACAACATAAATTTCTCTTAAATCATTTGAAAGTAATTCTCTTACACTTTTATAAGAAGCATTTTTGCCAGGAATATCTCCATCTAGAAATAAAATAATTTTTTTAAATTTTTTTATTTGATCTATATGATTTTTGGATAATGAAGTTCCCATTAGGCAAACAACATTTTCTATTTTAGCTTTAAATAAAGCTATTACGTCAAAAAAACCTTCAGTAATTATTAATGTATCTAAATTAGAAGAAAGTGCGTTATGAATGTTATATAGAATATTTTGCTTTTTAAATAAAACACTTTCTGGGCTATTAATATACTTTGGATTTGAATTATCTATTGATCTAGCACTAAAACCTATAATTTTATTATTTCTATCTCTTATCCCAAAAGTTATTCTATTTGAAAAATATAATTTATTATAAGTATTCATTAACCCTGAATTAACTAATAATGATTGATTTTTCGATAATTCATTTGAAAAATATTTTTTAAATTCTTCATCATTTAAAAACCCAATATCAAATTTTTCGCATAGATTAAAATCAATTTTTCTATCATTTATAAATTTTTTAATTAATGGATTATTTTCTTTATATATTTGAGTTTTAAAAAATGAATTTGCTTCTTCTAAAATTTCATAAAAATCTTTATTTTTTTCTGATTCAAAATCTTTATTTAAATCATTTTTATAGTGGTTTAAATCAAAATCTATTCCTGCTTTTTTAGCTAATATATCTAAAGCTTCAGGCAATTTAACTTTTTTATATTTAACTACAAAAGTTAATAGATTTCCTCCCACTCCACAAACAAAGCATTTAAATATTTGTTTTCTATCATCAATGCTCATTGATGGGTTTGTATCATCATGAAAAGGACAAATAGAAACATAAGAATGTCCTTTTCTTTGAACATGTATATAGTCAGAAATAACTTTTACAATATCATTTTGATCAATTATTTGTTGAATTATTTTTTGGTCGATAAAAGCCATTTCTAACCTCTTCTTTATTTAAATTTATCTAATAATTCATTAATAGAAATTCTAATTTGTTTCATAGAATCTCTATCTCTTAATGTTACAGTTTGATCTTC from Mycoplasmopsis maculosa includes the following:
- the dnaG gene encoding DNA primase, whose product is MAFIDQKIIQQIIDQNDIVKVISDYIHVQRKGHSYVSICPFHDDTNPSMSIDDRKQIFKCFVCGVGGNLLTFVVKYKKVKLPEALDILAKKAGIDFDLNHYKNDLNKDFESEKNKDFYEILEEANSFFKTQIYKENNPLIKKFINDRKIDFNLCEKFDIGFLNDEEFKKYFSNELSKNQSLLVNSGLMNTYNKLYFSNRITFGIRDRNNKIIGFSARSIDNSNPKYINSPESVLFKKQNILYNIHNALSSNLDTLIITEGFFDVIALFKAKIENVVCLMGTSLSKNHIDQIKKFKKIILFLDGDIPGKNASYKSVRELLSNDLREIYVVENNSGLDPDEIFNKFGESRILKMINEAKPAIYFVYDFLRETHGFYNELNKVSESILEKFANEFYPFLKVFNQNQVNTILERFKNQYNFDLKNAPNPEVFLRKDNFKEFDQNNNNFINADYSFKNNFYSFNYDNVNLDENFNENIFINNKIVKNNNSKQKRDWIDNLFFMMLDYPDLINLFKEKQTVEPIKLLGVDEKEDKKILFNFFTNYKGNKQDIEKIKIQLNKYTNLVSKKLFLEYKTSQELKQDFDEIYDRAYKKDIKNEQEYMLKIKWNNIKNNEELSKRVLDNARLNKLKLEVEDE